One region of Methanomassiliicoccales archaeon genomic DNA includes:
- a CDS encoding CDP-2,3-bis-(O-geranylgeranyl)-sn-glycerol synthase, translated as MDTLTSIALGIWVFLPAMVPNSAAVFFGGGLPMDMGRTWRGKRILGDGKTWRGFLGGTLTGILVGLIQLLVGDLLGSEDYLGFGLMPEALLIILALAIGSLLGDLGGAFVKRRLGLERGAKVTGLDQYDFVVGALLLALLVQPQWISERYLQGLGIVALAVLLLVVPVIHRLVNIIGFKKGLKKEPW; from the coding sequence GTGGACACGCTGACCTCCATAGCTTTGGGCATATGGGTGTTCTTGCCCGCCATGGTGCCAAACTCAGCGGCCGTGTTCTTCGGCGGAGGGTTGCCAATGGATATGGGGCGGACCTGGAGGGGAAAGCGCATCCTCGGCGACGGGAAGACATGGAGAGGTTTTCTCGGCGGTACGCTCACTGGCATCCTAGTGGGACTGATTCAGCTTCTGGTGGGGGATCTTTTAGGTTCGGAAGATTATTTAGGATTCGGACTGATGCCTGAGGCTCTTCTAATAATCCTGGCCTTGGCCATAGGCTCCTTGTTGGGAGACTTAGGGGGGGCATTCGTAAAAAGGAGGCTAGGATTGGAGAGAGGCGCCAAGGTCACGGGTTTAGATCAATATGATTTCGTGGTGGGCGCTTTACTGCTAGCGCTGCTGGTGCAGCCTCAATGGATATCGGAAAGGTATTTGCAAGGTTTGGGGATTGTGGCCTTAGCCGTCCTCCTGTTGGTGGTGCCAGTGATCCATAGATTGGTGAACATAATCGGTTTCAAGAAGGGGTTGAAGAAGGAGCCTTGGTGA
- the pyrE gene encoding orotate phosphoribosyltransferase — protein sequence MSKMRLKEILKECGALVYGDFTLASGKRSNYYIDIKRASTDPMVLAEITEEMAGMVLAKELAFDRIAGVVLGSVPLAVALSLRTGIPYVMVRKERKDHGTSKMIEGDLRQNDRVLVVEDVVTSAASSTQAIEVLRAAGAKVEAVLTVIDRQEGGMERLRDYGVELFPLLTAKDLLEA from the coding sequence ATGAGCAAGATGAGATTGAAGGAGATACTGAAGGAGTGTGGGGCGCTGGTGTACGGTGACTTCACCCTGGCCTCTGGGAAAAGGAGCAACTATTACATCGACATAAAGAGGGCATCCACGGACCCCATGGTGTTGGCGGAGATAACCGAGGAGATGGCCGGCATGGTTTTGGCTAAGGAGCTGGCCTTCGATCGCATAGCTGGGGTGGTGCTCGGTTCTGTGCCTCTGGCGGTAGCCCTTTCCCTTCGCACTGGAATTCCATACGTTATGGTGCGCAAGGAGCGCAAGGATCATGGTACATCGAAGATGATCGAGGGGGACCTTAGACAGAACGATAGGGTTCTGGTGGTGGAAGATGTCGTGACTTCCGCCGCCTCTTCGACTCAGGCCATTGAGGTATTGAGAGCTGCGGGGGCTAAGGTGGAAGCGGTCCTCACCGTGATCGATAGGCAGGAAGGTGGAATGGAGCGCTTGAGAGATTATGGCGTAGAGCTTTTTCCCTTGCTCACCGCCAAGGATCTGTTGGAGGCATGA
- a CDS encoding uracil-DNA glycosylase, with product MLIDLDCDLCQLKQGRTKVVAPAGDLFSPVVFVGEAPGEKEDLYGVPFVGRAGKLLDRILEEEKLPRDSIMITNVVKCRPPGNRRPKQEEIEACLAYLEDELRGRELIVTLGKTASECILGRDLKMKEVANQIFTVSLRGERIDVMPTYHPSAALRNLEAKEGLRNAIKTVKQRFPHF from the coding sequence ATGTTGATAGATCTAGATTGCGATCTATGTCAACTTAAGCAGGGTCGCACAAAAGTGGTTGCACCGGCAGGAGATCTTTTCTCGCCTGTAGTTTTCGTAGGAGAAGCGCCAGGTGAAAAAGAGGACCTCTATGGTGTGCCTTTCGTAGGCCGCGCGGGCAAATTATTGGACCGAATACTGGAGGAGGAAAAGCTTCCCCGCGACAGTATCATGATAACGAATGTGGTGAAATGTCGGCCTCCGGGTAATCGGCGACCAAAGCAAGAGGAGATTGAGGCTTGCCTTGCCTATTTGGAGGATGAGCTTAGGGGAAGGGAACTTATCGTGACCCTGGGCAAGACGGCATCTGAGTGCATCCTGGGTCGAGACTTAAAGATGAAGGAAGTGGCGAATCAGATCTTCACCGTATCGCTGCGAGGGGAGAGGATAGATGTGATGCCAACTTATCATCCTTCAGCAGCGCTCAGGAACTTAGAGGCGAAAGAAGGTCTTCGGAACGCTATTAAAACCGTCAAGCAGAGGTTTCCCCACTTCTGA
- a CDS encoding glycosyltransferase family 2 protein, translated as MKVSIVIPTMNEEESIGAVMDAINAAMSTSSYAYEVLIVDISQDRTKEIAASKGAKVIEEQRRGYGRAYKTGFQAAQGEVIATLDADCTYPAEEIPRLVAMLFSEGLDFITTDRFANMEEGAMSGMHRFGNKLLTFTARLLFHVRFKDSQSGMWVFRKECLKKLNLTNDGMPFSEEIKIEAFRNLRAREVPIVYRKRVGEVKLSSWKDGWKNFKFLWRKRFIA; from the coding sequence TTGAAGGTAAGCATAGTGATTCCGACCATGAACGAAGAGGAGTCCATCGGAGCGGTGATGGACGCCATAAACGCTGCGATGAGCACTTCGAGCTATGCTTATGAGGTGCTGATCGTGGATATCTCACAGGACAGGACTAAAGAGATCGCCGCGTCCAAGGGTGCGAAGGTTATCGAGGAGCAGCGAAGGGGGTACGGAAGAGCCTACAAAACAGGTTTCCAGGCGGCACAAGGGGAGGTTATTGCTACCTTGGACGCTGACTGCACCTACCCTGCAGAAGAGATACCCAGATTAGTAGCGATGCTATTCTCAGAGGGCTTGGATTTCATAACTACGGATCGCTTCGCAAATATGGAAGAAGGGGCGATGTCTGGAATGCATCGCTTTGGCAATAAATTGCTAACATTCACTGCTCGCCTCCTTTTCCACGTCAGGTTCAAAGACTCGCAAAGCGGTATGTGGGTATTCCGCAAGGAGTGCCTAAAGAAGTTGAATCTTACCAACGATGGGATGCCTTTCTCAGAAGAGATTAAGATAGAGGCTTTTCGCAATCTTAGGGCGCGAGAGGTGCCTATCGTGTATAGAAAAAGAGTGGGAGAGGTAAAACTCTCCTCTTGGAAGGACGGATGGAAGAATTTCAAATTCCTGTGGAGGAAGAGATTCATAGCATAG
- a CDS encoding glycosyltransferase, translating into MLVSVVLNVMNEEKNISDLLDSLVVQEQPLEIIVVDAKSKDRTLEIAQSYAQRYPFIKVYVEPGSRGHSTNFGISKATGDIIAFTGGDCIANPFWVKELRKTIQEGAPIVAGKCINIGLKAWEELDRVELYYKGVDCSYPSANEAFRRDVIEKVKGFDTWFVTAEDIDLNYRAADAGYKIVYNPNAIVYHRTKATIYRFYKQAFWNGVGRKQLTLKHGRLWDKYDPMRMFKQRMTFWSLTRLAVALMGYVGYKLFDARPPYSKRLMGVQEKQTF; encoded by the coding sequence ATGTTGGTCAGCGTAGTCCTGAATGTGATGAATGAGGAGAAGAATATATCCGATTTGCTCGATTCCTTAGTGGTCCAGGAGCAGCCGTTAGAGATCATAGTAGTGGACGCAAAATCTAAGGATCGGACGCTGGAGATCGCTCAAAGTTATGCTCAGAGATACCCTTTCATAAAAGTATATGTGGAGCCTGGTTCGCGTGGCCATAGCACCAATTTCGGGATTTCCAAGGCCACAGGGGACATCATCGCCTTCACGGGTGGTGACTGCATAGCCAATCCCTTTTGGGTAAAGGAGCTGCGCAAGACGATTCAAGAGGGAGCGCCTATTGTAGCTGGCAAGTGCATAAACATCGGCCTGAAAGCATGGGAGGAGTTGGACAGGGTCGAGCTCTATTACAAAGGCGTGGATTGCTCATATCCTAGCGCCAACGAGGCCTTCCGACGGGATGTGATAGAGAAGGTGAAGGGATTCGACACTTGGTTTGTCACCGCTGAGGACATAGATTTGAACTATAGAGCTGCGGATGCGGGTTACAAGATAGTGTATAATCCTAACGCCATCGTTTACCATCGTACCAAAGCCACCATCTATCGTTTCTATAAACAGGCTTTCTGGAATGGAGTGGGTAGGAAGCAGCTCACCTTGAAGCATGGGAGGCTATGGGATAAATATGATCCAATGCGCATGTTCAAGCAGAGAATGACTTTTTGGTCACTCACCAGGCTGGCCGTGGCGCTCATGGGATACGTGGGCTACAAGCTTTTCGACGCCAGGCCTCCCTATTCCAAGCGCCTCATGGGAGTGCAGGAGAAGCAAACATTTTAA
- the wecB gene encoding UDP-N-acetylglucosamine 2-epimerase (non-hydrolyzing) has protein sequence MRIATVVGARPQFVKCAPLSKEIRKKDHEILIHTGQHYDYEMSKVFFDELQIPEPDYNLNVGSGSHGEQTGRALEAIEKTLIEVKPKLVIVYGDTNSTLAGALAAAKLNIPVCHVEAGLRSYDRKMPEEINRVLTDHVSSVLFAPTERAVENLSKEGIRKGVYRVGDVMVDSLAMAKKAAAAPSPMIESLNLEKGKYIAMTMHRSQNTDNPQNLRRIISALSRIEERVIFPVHPRTRKALQTEGLIHNLPGNLSLIDPLGYVDMIRLMSNARVILTDSGGIQKESYLLGVRCVTMRDTTEWPETLRGGMNILVGSDPEKIIKALSKDFKVKKFKGNPFGTPGASKRIVSRLRRLSF, from the coding sequence GTGAGAATCGCTACCGTGGTTGGCGCCAGACCTCAATTTGTAAAATGCGCCCCTCTCTCCAAAGAGATCAGAAAGAAAGACCATGAGATTCTAATTCATACCGGTCAGCATTATGATTATGAGATGTCCAAGGTGTTCTTCGATGAATTGCAGATACCGGAGCCAGATTACAACCTCAATGTGGGTTCCGGCAGCCATGGGGAGCAGACTGGAAGAGCCCTGGAGGCCATCGAGAAGACTTTAATCGAGGTCAAACCCAAGCTGGTCATAGTCTACGGCGATACAAATTCGACCTTGGCAGGAGCGTTAGCAGCAGCCAAATTAAACATTCCAGTTTGTCATGTCGAAGCAGGGTTGCGCTCCTACGACCGCAAGATGCCTGAAGAAATCAATAGAGTGCTCACAGACCACGTATCATCTGTGCTCTTCGCCCCCACGGAAAGGGCGGTGGAGAATCTCTCAAAGGAGGGAATACGTAAAGGAGTCTATAGGGTTGGAGATGTGATGGTAGACTCATTGGCCATGGCGAAAAAGGCTGCCGCAGCTCCCTCACCCATGATAGAATCATTGAATTTAGAGAAGGGGAAATACATCGCCATGACCATGCATCGATCCCAGAACACGGATAACCCACAAAATCTCAGGAGGATAATTTCAGCCCTGTCTCGAATTGAAGAGAGGGTGATCTTTCCTGTACATCCTAGAACGCGCAAGGCTTTGCAAACCGAGGGACTTATCCACAATCTCCCAGGTAATCTGAGCCTTATCGATCCTTTGGGATATGTGGATATGATACGACTAATGTCGAACGCAAGAGTAATTCTCACCGACTCAGGGGGAATTCAAAAGGAGAGCTACCTTCTCGGAGTGAGATGCGTTACCATGCGTGACACCACGGAATGGCCCGAGACGCTGAGGGGGGGTATGAACATCCTTGTTGGCTCTGATCCTGAGAAAATAATTAAGGCCTTGAGCAAGGACTTTAAGGTGAAGAAGTTTAAAGGAAACCCCTTTGGAACGCCTGGAGCCTCCAAGAGGATAGTTTCTCGCCTGAGGAGATTGAGTTTTTAA
- a CDS encoding acyltransferase, which yields MNEAPQNSKFKLLAKFYSINDCEIGEGTIVRDFVNLYGCKIGRDCKIAAFTEIQRGVIIGDRCKIEAFAFIPSGVTIEDEVFIGPHATFTNDLHPRAVGDWSITPTLVKKGASIGANATIVCGITIGEGAMVGAGSVVTKNVPPRTLVVGNPARVIKNLR from the coding sequence ATGAATGAAGCTCCACAGAACTCAAAATTCAAATTACTGGCAAAATTCTATTCCATCAATGACTGCGAGATAGGAGAAGGCACCATTGTCAGGGATTTTGTGAATTTATATGGATGTAAGATAGGTCGTGATTGCAAGATTGCGGCTTTTACCGAGATACAAAGAGGGGTTATTATTGGCGATAGGTGCAAGATAGAGGCCTTCGCCTTCATACCTTCTGGCGTTACTATAGAGGACGAGGTCTTCATCGGTCCGCATGCGACCTTCACCAATGACCTGCATCCGCGCGCCGTGGGAGATTGGAGCATCACGCCCACACTGGTCAAAAAAGGAGCCTCGATCGGGGCTAATGCCACTATAGTGTGCGGCATCACCATAGGGGAAGGTGCCATGGTTGGAGCAGGTTCAGTTGTGACCAAAAACGTCCCGCCCAGAACCTTGGTGGTGGGTAATCCTGCTAGGGTCATCAAGAATCTAAGGTGA
- a CDS encoding DegT/DnrJ/EryC1/StrS family aminotransferase has product MKIPLSRPEMTPEMIEAAASALRNERLVMGESVKKFEEEFARYIGTDYAISCSSGTNALQMALIAAKVCGKEVLTTPFTFIASANAVIQAGAIPRFSDVNELDYNLDVIKLVKTIGKDTAGILPVHLYGHPTDMDPVVDICKKRKLLLVEDACQAHGAVYKGKKVGSIGDMGCFSFYPTKNMTVGGDGGMITTNDEKLAKELAKLRDCGRVSRYVHDVVGYTSRLNSCNAAIGLIQLRNLDSYNEKRRELANLYAKELKGLESIRLPPLGGSEIRPVFHLFVIRCQRRDDLAKYLEMRGIEVGVHYPLPVHLQPIYQQMYGYRGGEFPVSERLAKELMSLPMFPSLTSSEVKEICDVIKEFYWGL; this is encoded by the coding sequence ATGAAAATACCGCTGTCGAGACCAGAAATGACGCCAGAGATGATCGAAGCCGCCGCTTCAGCATTGAGGAACGAGCGCTTAGTCATGGGAGAGAGCGTTAAGAAATTCGAGGAAGAGTTCGCCCGTTACATCGGCACGGACTATGCCATTTCCTGTTCTTCAGGGACGAACGCGCTGCAGATGGCGCTCATAGCGGCGAAGGTCTGCGGCAAAGAGGTGCTTACTACCCCGTTCACTTTCATAGCTAGCGCCAACGCAGTGATTCAAGCAGGCGCTATTCCGCGATTCTCAGATGTAAATGAGTTAGATTATAATTTGGACGTCATAAAATTGGTCAAGACGATTGGAAAAGATACAGCTGGAATCCTGCCAGTGCATCTCTATGGGCATCCAACGGACATGGATCCTGTGGTGGATATATGCAAAAAAAGAAAACTCCTGCTGGTGGAGGACGCTTGCCAGGCTCATGGAGCTGTTTATAAAGGAAAAAAAGTAGGATCGATCGGCGATATGGGCTGCTTCTCCTTCTATCCCACTAAGAATATGACGGTAGGAGGAGATGGAGGAATGATAACCACCAATGATGAGAAGTTAGCCAAGGAGTTGGCCAAGCTTAGGGACTGTGGGAGGGTCTCGCGCTACGTCCATGACGTCGTCGGCTACACTTCCAGGCTCAATTCATGCAATGCAGCCATCGGACTGATACAGCTAAGGAACTTGGACTCATATAACGAGAAAAGGCGAGAGTTGGCTAATCTTTATGCCAAGGAGCTGAAGGGACTCGAGAGTATACGTCTTCCTCCTTTAGGCGGGAGTGAAATCAGGCCAGTGTTCCATCTTTTTGTGATTAGATGCCAAAGGCGCGATGATTTAGCAAAATACTTGGAGATGAGAGGGATCGAGGTAGGCGTCCATTATCCACTGCCTGTCCATCTGCAGCCGATATATCAGCAGATGTATGGGTATCGAGGGGGGGAGTTCCCCGTGAGCGAAAGGCTGGCTAAAGAATTGATGTCTCTTCCCATGTTCCCCTCACTCACATCATCAGAAGTGAAGGAGATTTGCGACGTGATAAAAGAATTTTATTGGGGGTTATAG
- a CDS encoding Gfo/Idh/MocA family oxidoreductase, which translates to MPKFQVGVLGVGYWGRKIVEEWSAIPNVQVKAVSDLSDRNLEMARERFGVEGLYHDYREVLSIPDIKAVNVCLPNALHFQACKDALMAGKHVLVEKPMTLTTEEGKQLVELAEEMNLTLSVGHIYRFNNALAEIRRLIKERFFGKIFMIEMEWTNLEQPFADRDVIVDLAPHYFDIINYLLDEWPIKITCVAKPFRRKEMEEAAYIISEMKSGVLSHATLSWLSPKKVRQINVIGESRSAYIDAVAQEILVYESGYTYKLGVERNNTIRTELMHFLQSIGDPMTETRNSGLIGLKTVELIEISKKSLVKNCTINLLNE; encoded by the coding sequence ATGCCGAAGTTCCAGGTAGGGGTTCTGGGAGTAGGGTATTGGGGGCGCAAGATTGTGGAGGAATGGAGCGCCATTCCTAACGTTCAGGTGAAAGCGGTGTCTGACCTTTCTGATAGGAATTTAGAGATGGCTAGGGAAAGATTCGGCGTGGAAGGTTTGTATCATGACTATCGTGAGGTGCTCAGCATACCCGATATCAAAGCTGTGAATGTGTGCCTACCCAACGCTCTGCACTTCCAAGCCTGCAAAGATGCTTTGATGGCGGGGAAGCATGTACTGGTAGAGAAGCCAATGACACTTACGACCGAGGAAGGTAAGCAACTAGTCGAATTGGCGGAGGAGATGAATCTTACCCTCTCTGTTGGCCATATATATCGTTTCAATAATGCTTTAGCTGAAATTCGAAGATTAATAAAGGAAAGGTTTTTCGGCAAGATCTTCATGATCGAGATGGAGTGGACAAATCTCGAGCAGCCTTTTGCCGATAGGGATGTGATTGTGGACCTCGCTCCTCATTACTTCGATATAATAAATTATCTGCTTGACGAATGGCCGATAAAGATTACTTGTGTGGCAAAGCCTTTCAGGCGCAAGGAAATGGAAGAAGCGGCCTATATAATATCGGAGATGAAATCAGGAGTGCTTTCCCACGCCACCTTGAGCTGGCTATCTCCCAAGAAAGTTAGGCAGATTAATGTAATTGGAGAAAGTCGTTCAGCTTACATCGATGCAGTGGCCCAAGAGATATTAGTCTATGAATCTGGCTACACTTACAAATTAGGAGTGGAGCGTAATAATACAATACGAACCGAACTAATGCATTTTTTGCAAAGCATCGGAGATCCAATGACAGAAACTCGCAACTCTGGCTTAATCGGATTGAAGACGGTAGAGCTAATTGAAATTAGTAAAAAATCGTTAGTAAAGAATTGCACAATCAACCTTCTCAATGAATAA
- a CDS encoding glycosyltransferase, producing MKGKVLMLLSNEFRPDVRVEKEASALSHEGLQVVVFAWDRECKFPEEEKSDFRVRRIRVGKVSRKISYFLNLGRFYLTVIKLAKKEKPDVVHAHDLDTLIPGVIISKLNEAKLVYDAHEHYAYMVSEDVPNFVVKILDELERILVRKVSLIIAANERIADYLKKWFPGEIVVVMNCIDIPLEKHQIIKKNEKEITIFYGGSLEPNRYIEEMISFVESNEGLRFVLAGRGRLEKKVVEAAKRCSRIEFVGYKNKTEIYDLISSADVVMVMMDPSNLNNQIGTPNRLFEAMALGTPVLTSKGTLAGEIVERVGCGLSLNWNKEELLMAFETLMNTNKRKQMISNAKRIVENEYNWSFMRGRLVNAFESLFL from the coding sequence TTGAAAGGTAAAGTTCTGATGTTATTGTCTAATGAATTCAGACCCGATGTAAGAGTGGAGAAAGAAGCATCTGCATTATCTCATGAAGGATTACAAGTTGTTGTTTTTGCTTGGGATAGAGAATGTAAATTTCCTGAAGAAGAGAAATCAGACTTTAGAGTAAGAAGAATAAGGGTAGGCAAAGTATCCCGAAAAATTTCTTATTTTTTAAATCTTGGAAGGTTCTATTTAACTGTGATCAAACTCGCTAAGAAAGAAAAACCTGACGTTGTGCATGCTCACGACCTCGACACCTTGATTCCAGGTGTGATTATTTCTAAATTAAATGAAGCAAAGCTAGTGTATGATGCGCATGAACATTATGCATATATGGTAAGCGAAGACGTTCCTAATTTTGTCGTAAAGATTCTAGACGAATTGGAAAGGATTCTTGTTCGTAAAGTTTCTTTGATAATCGCAGCAAATGAACGTATAGCAGATTATCTTAAAAAATGGTTCCCTGGTGAAATTGTAGTTGTTATGAATTGTATCGATATACCTTTAGAAAAACATCAGATTATCAAAAAAAATGAAAAGGAAATCACTATTTTCTATGGAGGCAGTCTTGAACCTAATAGATATATTGAGGAAATGATTTCTTTTGTAGAATCTAATGAAGGTCTAAGATTTGTTTTAGCGGGTAGGGGAAGATTAGAAAAAAAAGTCGTAGAAGCTGCGAAGAGGTGTTCACGCATCGAATTCGTTGGATATAAGAATAAGACGGAAATCTATGACCTGATCTCATCCGCTGATGTTGTTATGGTAATGATGGACCCTTCAAATCTGAATAATCAAATCGGTACTCCGAATCGACTTTTTGAAGCAATGGCGCTTGGCACACCTGTTTTAACATCCAAAGGCACATTGGCTGGAGAAATCGTGGAAAGAGTTGGGTGCGGTTTATCCTTAAATTGGAATAAAGAGGAATTACTAATGGCTTTCGAAACACTCATGAATACAAATAAAAGAAAACAAATGATATCTAATGCAAAGAGAATTGTTGAAAATGAATACAATTGGTCGTTCATGAGGGGTCGTCTGGTTAATGCGTTTGAATCATTATTTTTATGA
- the hisH gene encoding imidazole glycerol phosphate synthase subunit HisH codes for MIVIVDYQTGNVGSIHNILNKLGYNSIISSDPIVINKAKKIILPGVGAFKTGMDNLEKTGLINCLNKKIIGEKIPVLGICLGMQLMTNYSEEGESPGLGWINAKTVRFRKEEMNGKRIPNMGWNSIRIQRSHPIFNNLYGECNFYFAHSYHVVCENSMDVLATTDYGITFTSAFQHDNIIGVQFHPEKSLRWGIELLNNFAGL; via the coding sequence ATGATTGTAATAGTAGATTATCAAACTGGTAATGTTGGTTCAATTCATAATATTTTAAATAAACTAGGCTATAATTCTATAATAAGTTCAGATCCGATTGTTATTAATAAAGCTAAAAAAATTATTTTACCTGGTGTTGGAGCTTTCAAAACAGGTATGGACAATCTTGAAAAAACAGGTTTGATAAATTGTCTTAATAAAAAAATAATTGGTGAAAAGATACCAGTTTTAGGAATTTGCTTGGGGATGCAACTTATGACTAATTATAGTGAGGAGGGTGAGAGCCCTGGCCTTGGATGGATAAATGCTAAGACCGTTCGATTCCGAAAAGAGGAAATGAATGGAAAACGCATTCCAAACATGGGATGGAATTCGATTAGAATTCAAAGATCACACCCTATTTTTAACAATCTCTACGGGGAATGTAATTTTTACTTTGCCCACTCATATCATGTTGTTTGCGAGAATTCTATGGATGTTCTAGCAACGACAGATTATGGGATTACTTTTACTTCAGCATTTCAGCATGATAATATAATCGGTGTGCAATTTCATCCAGAAAAAAGTCTTCGTTGGGGTATAGAGTTGCTTAATAATTTTGCAGGTTTGTGA
- a CDS encoding AglZ/HisF2 family acetamidino modification protein: MIKTRVIPCLLLKGKGCVKTEKFSNPRYLGDPINIVRIFNEKEAHEIAILDITATSESKGPNFDYLKNIASEAFMPMSYGGGIRNIEDCRKILKIGFEKVILNYAAVANPQLVKEASDEFGSQSVIVSIDAKKSISGRYEVMIINGKIGIKKDPSTHARNMESLGAGELIVTSIDKEGTMSGYDIELIRKVTEVVDIPVLANGGAGNLKHFELAVKEGGASGVIASSFFVFHGKNRGILINFPEENELKKYLV; this comes from the coding sequence ATGATAAAAACCAGAGTTATCCCTTGTCTTCTTTTAAAAGGAAAAGGTTGTGTTAAAACAGAAAAGTTTTCCAATCCGCGTTATCTTGGAGATCCAATAAATATCGTAAGGATTTTCAATGAAAAAGAAGCTCATGAGATTGCGATTCTTGATATAACGGCGACATCTGAGTCCAAAGGTCCCAATTTTGATTATTTAAAAAATATTGCTAGTGAGGCATTTATGCCTATGAGTTATGGAGGCGGTATTCGAAACATCGAGGATTGTCGAAAAATCTTGAAAATTGGTTTTGAAAAGGTAATTTTAAATTATGCTGCAGTGGCTAATCCACAACTTGTAAAAGAAGCCAGTGATGAATTTGGAAGTCAAAGTGTAATTGTTTCAATCGATGCAAAAAAATCTATTTCAGGGAGATATGAAGTTATGATTATTAATGGAAAGATTGGTATAAAAAAAGATCCATCAACACATGCTAGGAATATGGAATCTCTTGGTGCAGGCGAATTAATAGTTACATCTATAGATAAAGAAGGCACAATGTCAGGATATGATATCGAACTTATTAGAAAAGTAACAGAAGTTGTAGATATTCCAGTATTGGCAAATGGAGGGGCCGGAAATCTGAAACATTTTGAATTGGCTGTAAAAGAAGGAGGGGCGTCAGGAGTAATTGCAAGCAGTTTTTTTGTTTTCCACGGAAAAAATAGAGGAATTCTAATAAATTTCCCGGAAGAAAATGAATTGAAAAAATATTTAGTTTAA